One genomic region from Anabaena sp. PCC 7108 encodes:
- a CDS encoding type II toxin-antitoxin system PemK/MazF family toxin, protein MITNSSIPKRGDIWLTNFDPTVGAEIKKVRPAIIVSSDGVGKLPIKLIAPITDWKEYYSENIWHVKIEANIKNSLSKDSAVDILQLRGVDVQRLIRKIGECSSEIMEEIAAAIAVVVEYNE, encoded by the coding sequence TTGATTACTAATTCTTCTATTCCTAAACGGGGTGATATCTGGCTGACTAATTTTGATCCAACTGTGGGAGCAGAAATTAAAAAAGTAAGACCTGCTATAATTGTCAGTTCTGATGGTGTTGGTAAGTTACCCATTAAATTAATTGCACCAATTACAGATTGGAAGGAATATTATTCTGAAAATATTTGGCACGTTAAGATTGAAGCCAATATCAAGAATAGTTTGTCAAAAGATTCTGCTGTAGATATTTTACAATTGCGCGGCGTAGATGTACAAAGATTAATTCGTAAGATTGGAGAATGTTCGAGTGAAATAATGGAAGAAATTGCTGCGGCTATTGCGGTGGTGGTTGAGTATAATGAATAG